One part of the Rutidosis leptorrhynchoides isolate AG116_Rl617_1_P2 chromosome 1, CSIRO_AGI_Rlap_v1, whole genome shotgun sequence genome encodes these proteins:
- the LOC139876520 gene encoding replication protein A 14 kDa subunit B-like: protein MDTSNPSVLVNGDILPNYVGRRVRIVIQVLRPDVNGLIGISTDDKQINVKGRQLPSPVTTFVEVIGVADTAQSLEAETVTNFGDAFDKNNFNQLCQLANGEYRHLFI, encoded by the exons ATGGATACATCTAACCCATCTGTCCTTGTGAATGGTGACATTCTTCCCAACTACGTGGGTCGAAGAGTGCGTATAGTGATTCAGGTACTTAGGCCTGATGTTAACGGTTTGATTGGGATATCAACAGATGACAAACAAATTAATGTCAAGGGCCGTCAATTGCCATCCCCTGTTACTACTTTTGTTGAAGTAATTGGTGTTGCTGACACTGCACAATCTCTTGAAGCAGAAACAGTTACCAATTTTGGTGATGCATTTG ataaaaataatttCAACCAGCTTTGTCAACTCGCTAATGGAGAATACAGGCACTTGTTTATCTGA